DNA sequence from the Acipenser ruthenus chromosome 20, fAciRut3.2 maternal haplotype, whole genome shotgun sequence genome:
TACACGCTCTGTTTCTTGCATTACCATTTCTATGAAAGTGGGATTCAACACAAGGTTTTCCCAGACTGATACTCCTGGAATGTGTTGAGCCCCCCCTCGTCTTTCCTGTCccttgtttaattattttgtactgAATAATGCTCCTATAGCTAGTCTGAGGATCTCTTTGTAACCAGTAATGACCTGAGTGTGCAGTTTTCACAGTGTAAATTACGCTTTCTCTGAACGACTCTGAGCTGTGATTCCCCACCACCGGGGGGTGCTCCACTCGAATGATACAACCACTACAGGGGAGCTGCTTCTCTGCCCGTTGAAATTTTTTGGACTTTTTGAACACCTTTCctaaaaaatggaaacaaatataagaaatataagaaataaagccTAAGCGTACTTACTTTTCCTAACCCTACTTTTCCAAAAATGATTGTTCAAGCAGCATACAATACCAGTAACGGGAGTTTTGAATACAGAACTGTGACTCTTATCTTTCAGTAACGCTACTTATTTATTCATATACTGTAATTGCACTTGCATTCAGAGAAATTACAACACCAAACAGAGGAATTAAAATGCAATTCAAACCACTCTAGCCTTAACAGCATAATAGTGTGATTAAATAACTTTACTATGATGCCACAATGTCTAAAGTGAGGATATGATTTTGATTTTGGCACATAATCTTCCCAATCAAAccctttttaaatgtacagtaactgtaATCTTACCATTCAACAGATTACCAGTCAACATGGGAGCACACGCTTTGTCATGATGAAGCCTCTGCAGTAATGGATCACCATATGCTCCGAGCTCCACTTTTGGAGCCCCAACAAAGCCAGTGTATTTGCTTTTGTTGCCACATTTTCTTCCGTCAGCCAGGCAATGCATTGCAGAGCCTCGTTTGAGATACTCTTCGAAGACTTGCTTAGAAAAGCAGGTTGAAAAGCCAGCAGCCCGCAGTATTCCCCGATCAGACGGAAAATGCTCTCCAAGAAAAGCGTGTGCTAAAGGTGTGTTAAAGCTCATGTTTGTGCTTCCTTTAGAGGTACTTCTGCCTGCTGAAAACGAAGACGGCACGCACTCATTGGTGTTGGTACCCCAGTTCTCAACTAATCTCACGAGTTTCTTTAGCGGTGCAGCAAGTTCATCTTTGGATTGTACCTCAGACTCTAGAGCGTACTTTGCTTCCCTTTTTTGTGGAATGGCTTCTGAACTTGTGTGAGGTGTGGAACTTCTAGGGCAAGCAAGAGTCTCAGTGGACTGGCTTTGCATTGTGGTAGGTGGCTTGTACACCCAGTATGGTGATGCTGCTCTTTTGTATAAATCTAATGTATCCTGACCATCAGTCTCCTGGGGTCTATTATATTCTTCTGTAAAATCCTTTAATTGCTCCTATTGGGGGGGGGAAATTTCCGTTCACTTTACTGTTTCTTATCTCATATTAAAAGATGTTCATAAAAACTAAAGAATCATCTGATTTGGTGATACAGCATTTTATAAAAGCCCACAATGTTAAGATCCTTTAAAATCTCTCTTTCATTGTTTATGCCCTAAGTGACATCCTTGGGGCCATACATCGGGTTAACATTGAGGTGAAGACCCAATAATACCTAGCTTTACTATTCTATTACCCCTGCCAGCATTCGCAGAATCCTTACCTCATATTTTACCTCCTCTATCTCAGCTTCATCTTCCTTAAAACCGTCATGTGATCCACCAGACGAAAATGATGCCTCACTTCCTGATTCGCTGCATTTAAAACCACATTCTGGGgttaaaaataatataacaatACTTCAATCCTGTTTTATAATGTGTGCCTAAGCATAGCAAAAACTGTTAACTCAATTACATGATTACAGCTTTATAGAATCTTCATATGTGTTTCTCGGTTTTGCAAAACTGGGACTAATATTGTACTGCACAGATGActtcaattgtaaaatgtgtgtTTCTCCAATGAGAAACAGAAAAATCCAACAATCCTTTTAGAATAGGTTAGAGAAAGTGAGAGGCTGTTTACAATGGCTTAAATCATGTATAATTACTACACTGATGGAACaagttatgttattttatttagcaaagtTATAATAGATGTGTAGCTTATAAGGTTTAATGGTTCGGGTAACTAACCAGAATGTAGCAGGTATTTACAGCATATTGAAGAGATTACTTTCACAAATTGGCAGTTGTTTTTCAGCAACTGtactctggctccctcttgtggccaCAAATAAATTGCCCATTTAGTAAGCCTCTCGATTACCATGTGAAAAGAAAACTAATATACCGGTAATTTAGgactactgacacacacaacattCTTACCTATAGGCACTGCACTGATACAATGCCTCTGAAAGCGCAGGTATCTGGTACTCTTCTACCTCATGACAAAGTAAGGGCCACTCTctgcattgtatttaaaaaaaaaaaggaattaaacaaaagcaaatatatttaaaagaaaacaatatataaattcAGTGCAAATTTGGAAACAGTGGTGCGATATTTTATATTCCAACATTAGAAAAGTTGATAACATCTACAAAGTGTCACTCTATATACGACCACTCcaactgaaataataaacacgttTTGCCATGAAGTTGCTAATATGCTACACTGTACTTGAATTCAGATGGTAGAAGCAGTCTGCCAACTCTAAGAAAGTTGAGAATGTGTCGGAACATCTGTCCATCCCCTTTGATGTAGAGGCTCTGACCAAAGGCAATCCAGCGAACCTTTTTGAAGTTTGAAAGCAGCTCTGGATACTAAAAGACAAatggaaagctttttttttccttagaaaacaaaaccataacaaaagagTAAGATTATTTCTAAATTCATCTCATCATTTTCTCCTACCTACCTTCAGCAGGGTTTTCAGATAAGTTGCATACCAGTGAGTTCCTATATAAATTTTAATAATCTGATACACTGTGACATTTTCAATACTAGCAGTCCAAGCTTTTTCTCTCATCTCCAAATATCCTAAAAACAGGACGAACACAAAATGTATTTGACATACTAAACTGAAATTTAAAATCGAATTCACTTATGAATCTCCCTTAACACTATACTAAATTATGTTAAAGAAATTTGCAGTAAACGAAGATCGGGATCACACTGCTTCAAACTGAAACCAATCACTAGTGACCAATAAATCATGATTGATCATTATATACAAAGTGTACTGACATGGAAGATTgagggccatattcataaagcttTCACCACTGTGCTAAAATGCTGCTACAGCACTAGCAAGAATAAACAAAAGCACACGTAGAGCGATTACAATAACCTCCTGAGTTTAACAAATATTTGGAGGGTGTGAATACTGCCCTAAGTAAACTCACCACTCACTCTTTCATGCGACTTACTGATTTCTGAATCTTGAGCCGTCTCTTTTCTGCTTCTCAGATACTCCTTAATGGCATCCTTCATTGCCTGATATGCATTGTCTTGTTTATCCACATACTTGCAAAGTTCACTCAGCTCAGATATGTTTTCAGTCAGAGGCAGTCGGCATGTCCCTAACCAGTTCCTGGCAattcaaaatgtataaataaagcaGGATACAACCAAGAAACTCCACTGGGTCTATAATCTCAGGGATTTTTGTACAAGAAAAGTCATGTTTATGGATACTGAATTGGGTAATACATTGTGGAGGATACTATGAATCCTATACATCTCATTGCAGTAACAATGATACTAGTAACTTGTTTTGGCAGTCTGCTCCACCAATAGCATGATtaagaacacaaacaaaacatgttttctaTGCAAGCCGTATACGTTATTATTTACTTACCTGACATGCTGAAAGATGACACCGGTGCCAGTGATGTACAGTTTACTCCCTTCCAGGTTGCTCTCCACGTGGAGCTGTCCCAGTGCTGAATCAGGATACTTCACTAGCAACTCCAGAACCATGATATAGAGGGGTCTGGCTGCACATTCTGGCAAAGAACTAGGACTTGTGTCTTGGTTGTTAACAGAATAGTAGTCACAATCTATCCCACTGTTTTCTGGGGTTAAATACATGATCAAAACAAGTTTATAGTATGGCTGTTTGTTTTGGGGGGGTTGTattgtttttggggtttttttatgcTGTAACACAGCTTCAGTTTGGTATAGCGTGTATACTTAACAAAATACTTTATACAACTATCCTGAAGTCTATGCATGAAGAACATATACAATTAGTAACTTTAATACTACAATAATGTTTATTAACAAGTATTTACTTACGCCTGTGTTCCTTTACAGCCTGTATTAATTCAGAAAGTCCCAGGATGTCTGCTTCATTAGTCAAGATTTCGTAATCAGTGAATTTATCAGGCAGTACAATATTCTCAGTATGGAGATaattagcttaaaaaaaacaaaacaagcaataaaaCAGAGATATggattgttgtttatttttaaaagatacaATTTAATTTTGGAAGTTGCTTGTCATCTGGCATCTCAAGTGTCACTCAGTATGCAAGGTTAGGCAGTAGTAGCAGATTTCAGAGCTCTTATTACAGCACAACTCAAATAGGCCTCCCAGTAGCATCTTACCTATGAACCTGAACTCACTGCATCCACATTCTATTATGGCAACCTCCTCACACAACCACAGTAAGTTGTCCTCATTGACTAGGCTGGGGTACTTTTTCACCAAATCCAGTAGAAGAAAGCAAAAATGAACCTCTTCATCAGTGTCCAGCAATGGTGTGCCGATCAGCCCCAGGGGTGCTTTATCATGCAGCCCTGCCCAACaacagaacactttttttttaaattaagaccAGCTTATTCACACCAAACATTTACGTTGCAACCCCTTACAAATATGTACCCAATGTCATTTCCAACTTATTTTGTCCACATTTCTAGTAACATTAGTTCTGATTTGTTTGTTACCTGTTGATACTGGACTTCTGATCAGCTCTGGTAACTTGGTATTGCATATTCGTGTTTTCCAGTAATTCACAGAAGCTCTTTCAGAAATGTGGACGTCTACAGGACGTGCACGTAAATAATGTTTTCCAGTCTTAAGATTTTCTAAGGCCTGGAGAATGAAAAATAAGTGAAGTGAATTACGTGATTGACACGCTATATCCATATGCAGAATGTTAGTTATTGAATATTACTTTGGATTAGGACAGTCCAGGGTGCAGTGTGATGAGGCTTGCTTTATGTCCAAGCACTGAAGcgctttatgatggtggtccactatgaaaggcgctatataaaataaagattgactgaAACAGAACCCCCCAGGAAAGGAACATGACATTCTttcaaatattgcagttaaaattggaactatataaaaatcactcatGCATGTCTTGAAACACATTTATAAACtaaggagaacaaaaaaaaacattccagtaTTGGTACACAATACCATGTATAGGTGTCTTTGTAATAGCTCAACCATATTTATTtaggagattaaaaaaaacacacatttaatttgCTGATTTGTATTACCTGTAGTAAGGATGTTAAGTTCAAGACAGACGCTTGCTCAGACAACAGGTTTACTTCAGTTGCACAGGATGAAGCTAGCTTGGCTGTGTTAATGTAATAATGCAGATGCCTGAAGGTGCAACCGTCCCTATCAATAAACAATCTGGAGTCTTGGAACCGGCTCAGAGAGAAGGCTTCTTTCCACAACACAGATTCCTGAAAACCAGCTAGCCTGTTCAAAGGAATTGAGAAGAGACATCCTCCAACATTGAAGTGAAAGCACTTCTGAGACACGTCTTCCCCTTCCATCGAAGATTTCTTCCTATCTACAAAACAACAGTTACGtctttaaattaaataagcaaCATCTCCACACAGTTTGCTTTCCGTTTTCAATATTTACAAATTTAGGCTAATTATTTCACTCTAATGCTAATACATTTCCCTGGTGTTGCTAAAATGTGTAAAGGTGTCAATTTGTCAAATAATTTATATCTGCAAAACTGTCGTCAGGCATAGCATCCAACAAAATATATTTGTACATCAATTTGAATAACAACATTTGTTTACTGTCAAACGACTACGTtacaattataacaaataaaacgtAAAGTGAAATACCGTTAAAGtcgtagttttattttattttccagttgTTTGAGTGCATCGATGGTATGCTTAAAAATAAATCCGTTTTCGTTTAGAATGCGTCTCGAGCCTCAGACCTGTTCCTCACGCGCcggtttatttattattcaaatcacCCCTCTTTACCTGCAATAGGTCGCGCGTGCGTCCAGGTACAGTACCAGTGCACTAATGCGGAATGTTGGTTCTTGTAAAGTAAATAGTCTTGTTTTGGGTCAAGTGAACTTTCTCCAATTTCAGCTGCTTAGCCTGACAAGCAAACACACCACGTGACCCCAATGCCGCTATCAAGCACATGTTCAACGAAGAAGGTTAATTGAGAGTGACGGGTTAATTAATCTAATTAAATTACAGGTGAAAGGACTTAGCTGCCACAAAGTTCCCCTTTCAAAAcgtttaatgcaaaaaaaaaaaaaaaaaaatgtacatgtgatTATTTACAGATATCAATTACTTTTGATTATTCCCATACAGTATCTTCCTGAAACTGATAAcccattatttaaaaacatttctaaaaacacatacaaaattaaatcaCTATCTCTACACACAGGTAAGTTGTAAATTGTCAGAATATGACAAAtaatgaagaaattaaaagttttatttttattttacaactaaaatatatgtatacaaaTAGGTTAATAGTGACTGCAAACAAGTCGTAAATACTTATAAATATCAGATGAAGACACAATGCAAATCTAAATTCAACAGTGCGTATtgttacagtaaaacctgttttAATATGTGTAATATAATTCAAGTACAAaacgtatttaaaaaaacaataaaagaaaaacagacacCTCACTCAGTTAACGAGTTGAATGATCAATCCTACAACTGCTTAGTCTGATTGCAACACATTATCCTAAATTATTCTCTGCATATTCAATTAAGCATGATAGATTCACTCTGACACGGCATGATAGCTCCACTCTGACACAGCCTGTTGTTTTCAAGGATCTGCCAGCTATCCCAAGCTTTATACTTAAGATAGTGAATGCTAAAATGCTTCTAGAATAAAAAGGAGTCACAGCTTAACTTGTGGAAAACACCCCGTTGCTTGGCTCACCTTTATATTAATTTAGTTCATTCAAATGTTGCTTCAGgattttattgcttttattcaaaagcaaacatttgcaagctttaaaaaaaaaaaaaaaaagacatcatgGGGTTTCCCCTCACTATTCACCATTCCTACAACACGTGAAAGTGAAAGTGTTTGTACACTACTCAATTCATAATGTGTACACATGTCAATATCTACTATACTTACTGTTATACCCTGTTATACTCGTAtattccattatatatatatatatatatatatatatatatatatatatatatatatatatattacctgaGCCGAGGACTGTTCTGTTCACCACTCCACATGTATCACCTGAGTGAGGACTGAACCCAGGCGTTCTGTTCAGCACTCCACATGTATTACCTGAGTGAGGACTGAACCCAGGCATTCTGTTCATCACTCCACATGTATTACCTGAGTGAGGACTGAACCCAGGCGTTCTGTTCAGCACTCCACATGTATTACCTGAGTGAGGACTGAACCCAGGCGTTCTGTTCAGCACTCCACATGTATCACCTGAGTGAGGACTGAACCCTGGCGTTCTGTTCATCATTCCACATGTATTACCTGAGTGAGGACTGAACCCTGGCGTTCTGTTCACCACTCCACATGTATCACCTGAGTGAGGACTGAACCCAGGCGTTCTGTTCAGCACTCCACATGTATTACCTGAGTGAGGACTGAAACCAGGCGTTCTGTTCACCACTCCACATGTATTACCTGAGTGAGGACTGAACCCAGGCGTTCTGTTCACCACTCCACATGTATTACCTGAGTGAGGACTGAACCCAGGCGTTCTGTTCACCACTCCACATGCACAGCCAACTGAGCTGTCAGGTCAGCGGGCTCCTTGGAACAACCACTTGTCAATTTCTATATAACAGCGCAGCCAAACGCACATCTGTTAAGGATGACGCAATTGATAATTGCTGGTGTAACGCAGGgtcatgtacatatatatatatatatatatatatacacacacacacaatctatcAGGTCATTGGTTAGTGTCCAGGTGGTGGGCTCGCTAACTGATCAATTTCTTCCTTTAATCCTGCCAGACCTGCAGATGTTCTGCATGACATAAATTATATTAGTTCATAAAATAAATGCACTTTTGCGCTGCCTTGTTCCCCGGAGAGGTAAATGTATGACGTAACTGTACACTAGATAATAGTAATTGTCCAAattcagttgaaaaaaaaaaaaaaaagtaccacacACTTTTGTGTTAATATGCTGTCTCACCGTGTGACTGAGTTATCTGTATCACATCTTTCCTGTTATAATTAAAGCATCTCCTGAGTTAGAAACTCAAACTAGTCTTTCCTCCACTCCTGGCTTTCAGAACTACCCTCAATTCAGTATATTACTTACATGAGGCAGAAGTTAGTACAATCAGACTCCTGTTAAATACACTGTCAATTGTTCCTCCTCTATGACTGCATGAAACAACTCATGAAAGCAAATCTACAGACTCAGGTTGAGTCATGCTGATGCTTTGATCAGGTCAGACTAGGTTTAGCAGGGCTCTGATTGCTGGTACCTGATCATTTCAATTACATACctaaacaaggggagttctgatACCCAGGACCGGGTGCAGGACAAGCGTGACTTTCTAACCATGCATCACGCTGTTCGGAGTACatcatagagaaaaaaaaaaaacatcaaatttTTGCAATCCAGTATTTTACCTGAAGTTAGTTTCAGTAGTCCACAGCTCCACTTGTACTTGTCCTGCAAGTGAATATCCTGAGTACACGCATCAAGCCCATGCTGCTTCTATGTCAGACCACTGCAATTCAAGTTTAAAATCTCTTTTTCTTTCACGTACAGCACTGCAGGTATTGTGGTCTTATTAATGGTGTACTGGTGCTGTTACTGTCGTACAATGTTTCTGCATGGAGGACCACCTGGGTGCATATTTGTGTAtgtacattaaaacacattttcaaagctttttactccaaagtgtAATTTAGTTTTCTAACCTTtcaagttacaaaatgagaaataaagcATGTTTCTTCCTTAAGTTGCCATAAATGAAATATCTGTTTATTTCTAGTCCTGTAACTGTAACAGTTGTTAATATATTGCATGGCGCGCGGTACAACAAACATGAAAGTGTGTTGCTCTGCTAAAGTTATTTTACTAAACACTCAAATGTCCTGCATTTGTCCTGCACTTCAGTTCGCCTCGTTCCTAGTCCCCAGCGTTCTGGGTTTCGTGTCACTGTGTGCACCCCACCTGTATAGTGATTGTCGTGTTTACTGATGTCAAGGGAATCCTTGACCAGGCCTGCTTTTTCAAGTATCCAGCTCTCGCTTCAGCAGCTCCTGCGCCgccatgatttcaaacttgtcAGTGCATGCGCTATTTCACAGAAAACATCCCCCATAGCAACGCTGGGAGTCCAGCACCATAGTAAAATTAACTTTGAAATCTCTGtttgtaataaaacaatgtttatgCAACACCATAGTAAAATTAACTTTGAAATCTCTGtttgtaataaaacaatgtttatgCAACACCATAGTAAAATTAACTTTGAAATCTCTGtttgtaataaaacaatgtttatgCAACACCATAGTAAAATTAACTTTGAAATCTCTGtttgtaataaaacaatgtttatgCAACACCATAGTAAAATTAACTTTGAAATCTCTGtttgtaataaaacaatgtttatgCAACACCATAGTAAAATTAACTTTGAAATCTCTGtttgtaataaaacaatgtttatgCAACACCATAGTAAAATTAACTTTGAAATCTCTGtttgtaataaaacaatgtttatgCAACACCATAGTAAAATTAACTTTGAAATCTCTGTGTGTAATAAAACAGTGTTTATGCAACACCATAGTAAAATGAATTCTGAAATCTTTGTAGGAAAACGTCCCATTCCATATTCTATTGTGTTGGATGCATACCACAGTCTTATGTGTTGTTGTCCGGACTGTTTCTGAAATCACACATTTTTACAGGCTGTAATCCGTCTAATTGCTGGGATGTGAGGTCTTTGGAAGGAAAGATGTCTTCTTATCCCTCCTAGGAGACTTTGAATAGCACAGATGTCTGAGCGGAATGGTACCTGCCTAATTACAGCCCACTCAGGCAATACGACACAGTGTAGCCAAGAAATACGGGAATGTTTCCACAAGCCTTTCCAATCTCTCTTTCTTTCAGTGGGAAGAAGATTGGCAGATCAGTGTTCTTCAGTGGATTTGAATGTTAACACAAAATGAAGTACACTTTTAATTCCCGCAATACGACCAGCTGGGTAGCAGATTGTGAGTTCAGCATTTAGCTTGAAATGGAAAACATATGCAAAAGAACCTGGGACATATTCACGGTGTACAAGTAACTGATTAACAGAGCAGCTCtaaggggtctattttaatgatctaaacggtGGCTGGTCTAAATACCACGGCTCTTAGGCTCTGTTTTAATCCAGCTGGGTTTTCTCCAAGGTTGATTATTCTGAACCTCAGGTTGAAGCCTCATGAAAATGATAGTGCACCTACAGCACAGTGCGCTGGGGTGTCACTTCAGTGCCCTCTGATGGTCAAAGAATGTCACAGTAGCAACTGGCATGCACTGACCAGGCCCAGCTCTGCTTAGCTTCCCAGATCTGTCAAGTCTGTATGGTAGGTGGCCATAATATATgatacttttattattttaaaagcagacaTTATTTCATCAGAGGAGAGGGTAAAAGCGATTAGCAAGGTCGGTAGAATTGAAATCCACTGAAGTTCAACCTTCTTGGGAAGAGATAAGTATAAAAACATCCTGGCCTCGCACGAACTAGAGCCAGCTGTACAAACAAAGCGAAAACAATTGGCTAATTAAAGGCTTACCCAAGCAATTCAGCTGCAGTATGTAATTGCAAAAGCTAATTACTGGCATATACTATTCCTAGATACCATTTTAGAAAATAATGTGTCTTCGTCGCATTGGCTCCCCCCGGATCTCTCTTGATTAACTATTTATTAAGTCTTCCGCCAAGCCATTCATTAGCTATCAAAGTGTAAAGTTACCATAATAATAATCCACAACATATGGAAGGGTCTATATAGAGCAGATTCAGTAGTAGTCGAGGTATGAAGTACTTATGACTGCCTTTTATGTATAACcctttaaatatacagtaatatttGAAGAAAATACACAGTGTGGAGAATAGAGCATTTGTCTCAAATTTTATTGAAACCGTTGGAATGGAGAAATTGTGGACTGTTCAGCTACAGGTATTCATGCAACTTTTTTAAAGAGTGTTGGAGTTCATTATCTTGTGTTATAACACATACCTGTGTAAAAGTGACTGACATGCTACAGGTATTCATGCAACTCTTTTTAAAGATGGTTGGAGTTCATTATCTTGTGTTATAACACATACTGGTGTAAATGTGAATGACATCCTACAGGTATTCATGCAACTCTTTTTTAAAGATGGTTGGAGTTCATTATCTTGTGTTATAACACATACTGGTGTAAACGTGAATGACATCCTACAGGTATACATGCAACTCTTTTTAAAGATGGTTGGTGTTCATTATCTTGTGTTATAACACATACTGGTGTAAAAGTGACTGGCATGCTACAGGCATTCATGCAACTCTTTTTAAAGAGGGTTGGAGTTCATTATCTTGTGTTATAACACATACCTGTGTAAAAGTGACTGACATGCTACAGGTATTCATGCAACTCTTTTTAAAGATGGTTGGAGTTCATTATCTTGTGTTATAACACATACTGGTGTAAATGTGAATGACATCCTACAGGTATTCATGCAACTCTTTTTTAAAGATGGTTGGAGTTCATTATCTTGTGTTATAACACATACTGGTGTAAACGTGAATGACATCCTACAGGTATACATGCAACTCTTTTTAAAGATGGTTGGAGTTCATTATCTTGTGTTATAACACATACTGGTGTAAAAGTGAATGACATGCATTCAGCTCCCCCCAGTCTCAACTGTGAGACAAACTGCAACTGTAGCTACACAGGCTTATAAATGTGAGGCTGTCCGCTCCACTGGCTGTAGAGCCCTATGTCTGTGACACATGTTCACTTGTGCAGAAAATAATGGGTCGTAATGAAGTCTTTTAGCAAAGGAATGTTCTTTAAAAACCCAGCATTTTGCATTGGGGTTGAGTGTTCAGTATCGCAGGGCAGGCTTTGAAGACATG
Encoded proteins:
- the LOC117425876 gene encoding BTB/POZ domain-containing protein KCTD19-like — translated: MEGEDVSQKCFHFNVGGCLFSIPLNRLAGFQESVLWKEAFSLSRFQDSRLFIDRDGCTFRHLHYYINTAKLASSCATEVNLLSEQASVLNLTSLLQALENLKTGKHYLRARPVDVHISERASVNYWKTRICNTKLPELIRSPVSTGLHDKAPLGLIGTPLLDTDEEVHFCFLLLDLVKKYPSLVNEDNLLWLCEEVAIIECGCSEFRFIANYLHTENIVLPDKFTDYEILTNEADILGLSELIQAVKEHRQNSGIDCDYYSVNNQDTSPSSLPECAARPLYIMVLELLVKYPDSALGQLHVESNLEGSKLYITGTGVIFQHVRNWLGTCRLPLTENISELSELCKYVDKQDNAYQAMKDAIKEYLRSRKETAQDSEIRYLEMREKAWTASIENVTVYQIIKIYIGTHWYATYLKTLLKYPELLSNFKKVRWIAFGQSLYIKGDGQMFRHILNFLRVGRLLLPSEFKEWPLLCHEVEEYQIPALSEALYQCSAYSESGSEASFSSGGSHDGFKEDEAEIEEVKYEASSWILKDWKTRRKLQ